A genomic region of Catalinimonas niigatensis contains the following coding sequences:
- the uidA gene encoding beta-glucuronidase, which yields MVNSLTPDQKKFLRVVVSCLLTFMVKVSSAQTFTYADPSLIALYPQQNDFRNTLNLSGMWEFKKDSLEVGETENWQNGLEGARSIAVPGSWNEQFADGRNYLGMAWYETESYVPASWQGQRIFLRVGSANYAAKVWVNGQPVGRHEGGHLPFAFEIGKLINWGETNRVSIQIENYLKPSRVPTGNVTGGPFQSFPKANYDFFPYAGLHRDVWLYSIPNTASIKDITIKTDFENTTGSIEVIVESEGNARQGKVVISGNEGQQYEADFRFVNNTSSATVSIPDVRLWSPDDPYLYQVDVTIGSSRNPGDRYSLETGVRTISVTENQLLLNGEPIFLKGFGKHEDFPIFGKGTAHPVMVKDYALMKWTGANSFRTSHYPYDEEYMRMADREGFLVIDETPAVGLYFHGDTTELAQRQAMCKQYIEEMISRDKNHPSVIMWCIANEPFPESLNPSAGSREATPESVALFQELFDLVKEKDDTRLATLVGVMGGPAEWLGLSDIICINRYYGWYTHLGDMEGATQLLGMELDGLHQRFKKPIIITEFGADTYPGMHAVEPEMFTEEFQTQFIKAYLDVADARDYMAGMHVWAFSDFRTSQGLIRFGGVNYKGVFTRDRKPKVAAYFLRSRWTE from the coding sequence ATGGTAAACTCTCTAACTCCTGATCAGAAAAAATTTTTGCGTGTGGTTGTATCATGCTTGCTGACCTTTATGGTCAAGGTAAGCTCTGCACAAACCTTTACTTATGCAGATCCTTCGCTGATTGCTCTGTATCCCCAACAAAATGACTTTAGAAATACTCTGAACCTATCGGGAATGTGGGAGTTTAAAAAAGACTCATTGGAAGTAGGCGAAACTGAAAACTGGCAAAACGGCCTTGAAGGTGCTCGTTCTATCGCTGTACCAGGAAGTTGGAATGAGCAATTTGCTGATGGCAGAAATTATCTGGGAATGGCCTGGTACGAAACAGAAAGCTATGTGCCTGCCTCCTGGCAAGGTCAGCGCATCTTTCTTAGAGTAGGATCTGCGAATTATGCCGCCAAAGTTTGGGTCAACGGACAGCCCGTGGGTAGGCATGAAGGAGGGCATTTACCTTTTGCTTTTGAGATTGGTAAGCTGATCAACTGGGGAGAAACGAACAGAGTTAGCATACAGATTGAAAATTATCTAAAGCCTTCCCGAGTACCTACTGGTAATGTGACCGGAGGACCTTTTCAGAGTTTTCCAAAAGCCAACTATGATTTCTTTCCCTACGCCGGTTTGCATCGGGATGTCTGGTTGTATTCTATACCTAACACCGCTTCCATTAAAGACATCACCATCAAAACGGATTTTGAAAACACTACTGGAAGCATAGAAGTAATTGTTGAATCAGAAGGTAATGCCCGGCAGGGTAAAGTGGTGATTTCTGGAAACGAAGGGCAGCAATATGAGGCTGATTTTCGTTTTGTAAATAACACATCCTCTGCTACCGTCTCCATTCCTGATGTGAGGCTTTGGTCACCCGATGACCCCTATCTTTATCAGGTGGATGTAACCATTGGCAGTAGCAGAAACCCCGGTGATCGTTATAGCCTGGAAACGGGAGTCAGGACCATTAGTGTAACGGAAAATCAGCTGTTGTTGAATGGCGAACCCATCTTTTTAAAAGGCTTTGGCAAGCACGAGGACTTTCCGATTTTTGGCAAGGGCACTGCTCATCCGGTGATGGTAAAAGATTATGCATTGATGAAATGGACAGGGGCAAACTCATTCCGTACCTCACACTATCCTTACGACGAAGAATATATGCGGATGGCGGACCGTGAGGGTTTTCTGGTGATTGATGAAACACCTGCCGTAGGTCTGTATTTTCATGGCGATACTACTGAACTGGCTCAACGGCAGGCGATGTGTAAACAATATATTGAGGAGATGATCAGCCGTGATAAGAATCATCCATCGGTGATTATGTGGTGTATCGCCAACGAACCCTTTCCGGAAAGCCTGAATCCCAGTGCCGGTTCCAGAGAAGCTACTCCCGAAAGCGTCGCTTTATTCCAGGAGCTTTTTGATCTGGTAAAAGAAAAGGATGACACTCGCCTGGCTACTCTGGTGGGCGTCATGGGTGGCCCTGCCGAATGGCTAGGTTTGTCCGATATCATTTGTATCAACCGTTATTATGGCTGGTATACCCATTTGGGTGACATGGAAGGAGCGACTCAATTACTGGGAATGGAACTGGATGGGCTGCACCAGAGATTTAAAAAACCCATCATCATCACGGAATTTGGAGCCGATACTTATCCGGGTATGCATGCCGTTGAACCAGAGATGTTTACCGAAGAGTTTCAAACCCAATTTATCAAAGCCTACTTAGATGTGGCCGACGCCAGGGATTACATGGCAGGGATGCATGTCTGGGCTTTTTCTGATTTTAGAACCAGCCAGGGACTTATACGTTTTGGGGGCGTGAACTACAAGGGTGTGTTTACCCGAGACAGAAAACCAAAAGTCGCAGCCTACTTCTTAAGGTCTCGTTGGACAGAATAA
- a CDS encoding NUDIX hydrolase, with protein sequence MKALSQQNFIQQLSIDCVIFGYQEKQLKVLVPKLDFKGDFWALPSGFIFQDEGIDQAARRILEERTGIRDVFLEQFKVFGKAGRTNIKFFERMIALNEEKLGEKRFDRQEFEWITQRFISVGYYALVDIDRVVPRKIEIDESIEWYAIKDLPEMIMDHTELVGSALEALRINFDHRLLWFNLLPETFTMKELQQLYEIVYQRPFPRNNFQKKILDLNVLERLEKKYTGAANKAPYLYRFKKKHV encoded by the coding sequence ATGAAGGCGTTGAGCCAGCAGAATTTTATTCAGCAGTTGTCTATTGACTGTGTCATCTTTGGCTATCAGGAAAAACAGCTTAAAGTATTGGTTCCCAAACTTGATTTCAAAGGAGACTTCTGGGCTTTGCCCAGCGGGTTTATTTTTCAGGATGAGGGGATTGATCAGGCGGCCCGCAGAATTCTGGAAGAAAGAACGGGTATCAGAGATGTTTTTCTGGAGCAGTTTAAAGTATTCGGAAAGGCAGGGCGAACCAATATTAAATTTTTTGAGCGGATGATAGCGCTGAACGAGGAAAAGCTGGGAGAGAAGCGCTTTGACAGGCAGGAATTTGAATGGATTACCCAAAGGTTTATTTCCGTTGGTTATTATGCCCTGGTGGATATTGACAGAGTAGTACCCAGGAAAATTGAAATTGATGAGTCCATTGAATGGTATGCCATCAAAGATTTGCCTGAGATGATCATGGATCACACTGAACTGGTTGGATCTGCTTTGGAAGCATTACGTATTAATTTTGACCACAGACTGTTGTGGTTCAACCTCCTTCCTGAAACGTTTACCATGAAAGAGCTTCAACAACTTTATGAAATCGTATATCAAAGACCATTTCCCAGAAACAATTTCCAAAAGAAAATCTTGGACCTTAATGTGCTGGAAAGGCTGGAGAAGAAATATACCGGCGCGGCGAATAAAGCCCCATACCTATATAGATTTAAAAAAAAGCACGTCTAA